Proteins encoded by one window of Homoserinimonas aerilata:
- a CDS encoding cystathionine gamma-synthase → MNDFSTRAIHAGQAFDPTTGAIIPPIYMSSTFVQDGIGGFRNGYEYARGGNPTRDSLQELLASLEGGSKAFSFASGLAAEDALLRSLLKTGDHVLMGNDVYGGTHRLVNRLFVPWGIELSTVEMSDADAVRAAIRPGKTRVLWLETPSNPLLKITDIEALAAIGHEAGVIVVVDNTFASPYLQQPLSLGADVVVHSATKYLGGHSDVLGGAVVVNDEELAEKVAFLQFGAGGVSSPMESWLTVRGIKTLAVRMDRHSENAHTIASALEGHPAIERVFYPGLESHPGHDIAARQMRDFGGMLSVALKGGPDAARRFAESTSLFQLAESLGGVESLISYPSEMTHASVKGTELAVPENVIRLSVGIESIGDLLADVLQALDPLS, encoded by the coding sequence GTGAACGACTTCTCGACCCGCGCCATCCACGCCGGACAGGCCTTCGACCCGACGACGGGCGCCATCATCCCGCCCATCTACATGAGCTCCACGTTCGTGCAGGACGGCATCGGCGGCTTCCGTAACGGCTACGAATACGCGCGCGGCGGCAACCCGACGCGCGATTCCCTGCAGGAGCTGCTCGCCTCGCTCGAGGGCGGCTCGAAGGCGTTCAGCTTCGCCTCCGGCCTCGCCGCAGAAGACGCACTGCTGCGCAGCCTGCTCAAAACGGGTGACCACGTGCTCATGGGCAACGACGTGTACGGGGGCACGCACCGCCTCGTCAACAGGCTCTTCGTGCCGTGGGGCATCGAGTTGAGCACCGTCGAGATGAGCGATGCGGATGCGGTGCGCGCCGCCATCAGGCCCGGAAAGACGCGCGTGCTGTGGCTTGAGACCCCGAGCAATCCGCTCCTGAAGATCACCGACATCGAGGCGCTCGCCGCGATCGGCCACGAGGCCGGCGTGATCGTCGTCGTCGACAACACCTTCGCGTCGCCGTACCTTCAGCAGCCGCTGTCGCTGGGCGCCGACGTCGTCGTGCACTCCGCCACGAAGTATCTGGGCGGGCACTCCGATGTGCTCGGCGGGGCGGTCGTGGTGAACGATGAGGAGCTCGCCGAGAAGGTCGCGTTCCTGCAGTTCGGCGCGGGCGGCGTCTCCTCACCGATGGAGTCGTGGCTGACCGTGCGCGGCATCAAGACGCTCGCCGTGCGCATGGACCGCCATTCCGAGAACGCGCACACGATCGCATCGGCCCTTGAAGGGCATCCGGCGATCGAGCGGGTCTTCTACCCGGGCCTCGAATCGCACCCCGGCCACGACATCGCGGCCCGGCAGATGCGCGACTTCGGCGGCATGCTCTCGGTCGCGCTGAAGGGCGGGCCGGATGCTGCGCGCCGCTTCGCAGAGTCGACGTCGCTGTTCCAGCTGGCCGAATCGCTGGGCGGCGTCGAGTCGCTCATCAGCTACCCGAGCGAGATGACGCACGCCTCCGTGAAGGGCACCGAGCTGGCCGTGCCGGAGAACGTCATCCGGCTCTCCGTCGGCATCGAGAGCATCGGCGATCTGCTCGCCGATGTGCTGCAGGCGCTCGACCCGCTCTCCTGA
- a CDS encoding MFS transporter, translated as MTSAPDRAPGIFGAQYLWTTIGALALVFLNAFENLAVTTVMPVVSAALGGSSLYALAFAAPLAAGVIGLVAGGNWSDRSGPAAPMYVSGALFVLGLLLAGTAQTMGMVVVGRLVQGFGGGAISVALYVIVARIYPPDLHQKIFAGFAAAWVVPSLVGPVLAGLVAQYVSWHWVFLGVVGLVLGAIVLMVPAVRGLPPQAEREHPEPWAFGRIGWAVLTAAAVLALNLSQEAPDAAAAVIALVSVVVALLALRPLVPRGTLSARRGLPTVILVRGFVAAAFFGAEVYIPYLLIDEYSFDPALAGLALTGSALAWAGTSWLQGRLGDRLSDVLSVRLGSALVLAGILIAVATAAWLLSPLVIMLGWLLGAGGMGLMYPRLSTMTLARSTPQNQGFNSAAVQIADSLGAALALATTGLIVAAFAVFGGATTFAATFVFAAVLALAALIVAGRVAEPSSDTLR; from the coding sequence GTGACTTCTGCGCCCGATCGCGCGCCCGGGATCTTCGGCGCGCAGTATCTTTGGACGACGATCGGTGCGCTCGCCCTCGTCTTTCTGAACGCCTTCGAGAACCTGGCCGTGACGACCGTCATGCCGGTCGTGAGCGCCGCCCTGGGCGGGTCGAGCCTGTACGCGCTGGCGTTCGCGGCGCCCCTCGCGGCGGGTGTGATCGGTCTTGTGGCGGGCGGCAACTGGTCTGATCGCTCCGGCCCGGCGGCGCCCATGTACGTCTCGGGCGCGCTCTTCGTTCTCGGACTGCTGCTCGCCGGCACGGCCCAGACCATGGGCATGGTCGTGGTGGGCCGCCTCGTGCAGGGCTTCGGCGGCGGCGCGATCAGCGTCGCACTGTATGTGATCGTGGCGCGCATCTACCCGCCGGACCTGCACCAGAAGATCTTCGCCGGCTTCGCTGCGGCGTGGGTTGTGCCCTCCCTCGTGGGGCCCGTTCTGGCGGGGCTCGTGGCCCAGTACGTGTCGTGGCACTGGGTGTTCCTCGGCGTCGTGGGGCTCGTGTTGGGGGCGATCGTTCTGATGGTGCCTGCCGTGCGGGGCCTTCCTCCGCAGGCCGAGCGGGAGCATCCGGAGCCCTGGGCCTTCGGCCGGATCGGGTGGGCCGTGCTGACCGCGGCGGCCGTGCTGGCCCTCAATCTCTCACAGGAGGCACCGGATGCTGCTGCTGCCGTGATCGCGCTGGTGTCGGTCGTCGTCGCTCTGTTGGCGCTGCGCCCGCTGGTGCCCCGGGGCACCCTGTCGGCTCGCCGCGGGCTCCCGACGGTGATCCTGGTGCGTGGTTTCGTCGCCGCGGCGTTCTTCGGCGCCGAGGTGTACATCCCCTATCTCCTGATCGACGAGTACAGTTTCGACCCGGCGCTGGCGGGGCTCGCGCTCACCGGATCGGCGCTCGCCTGGGCCGGAACATCATGGCTGCAGGGCAGGCTGGGGGATCGGCTGTCGGATGTCCTGTCGGTGCGGCTCGGCTCGGCGCTCGTTCTCGCGGGGATCCTCATCGCCGTCGCGACGGCCGCCTGGCTGCTGTCGCCGCTCGTCATCATGCTCGGCTGGCTCCTCGGTGCCGGGGGCATGGGGCTCATGTATCCGCGGCTGAGCACCATGACGCTCGCGCGTTCGACGCCTCAGAACCAGGGCTTCAACAGCGCCGCAGTACAGATCGCCGATTCGCTCGGCGCCGCTCTCGCGCTGGCGACGACGGGCCTCATCGTGGCGGCATTCGCCGTGTTCGGCGGTGCTACGACGTTCGCGGCGACGTTCGTGTTCGCGGCTGTTCTGGCGCTCGCCGCGCTCATCGTGGCCGGTCGCGTCGCCGAACCGAGTTCCGACACACTGCGCTGA
- a CDS encoding cystathionine beta-synthase: MKFAETVLDLVGNTPLVRLNKVTEGIEATVLVKVEYLNPGGSSKDRIAVRIIDAAEASGELKPGGTIVEPTSGNTGVGLALVAQQRGYRCVFVCPDKVSEDKRNVLKAYGAEVVVTPTSVAPDSPESYYSVSDRLAREIPGAFKPNQYANQNGPLSHYETTGPEIWRDTEGEITHFVAGVGTGGTISGTGRYLKEVSEGRVHVIGSDPEGSVYSGGDGLPYLVEGVGEDFWPTAYDPQQVDEIIAVSDAEAFDMTLRLALEEGLLVGGSSGMAVVSALKAARELPADAVVVVLLPDGGRGYLGKIFNKGWMDSHGFAEAVDGPSVTDVIGETGGRMPHLRPEDTVRDAIRSLGEHGLDRLPVVSAEPPVVLGQVLGSVGEAELLDLVAGDRGRLDDTLAEHIGQPLPVVGATQSLDAARAAFDASGGTVLLALAGGKPLGLLSRRSLLDFLLA; the protein is encoded by the coding sequence ATGAAGTTTGCAGAGACCGTCCTCGATCTGGTCGGAAACACACCCCTCGTTCGGCTCAACAAGGTGACGGAGGGCATCGAGGCGACTGTTCTCGTCAAGGTCGAGTACCTCAACCCGGGCGGCTCCTCCAAGGATCGAATCGCCGTGCGCATCATCGATGCTGCCGAGGCATCCGGCGAGCTGAAGCCCGGCGGCACGATCGTCGAGCCGACCTCGGGCAACACGGGCGTCGGCCTCGCCCTCGTCGCGCAACAGCGCGGCTACCGTTGCGTGTTCGTCTGCCCCGACAAGGTCAGCGAAGACAAGCGCAACGTGCTCAAGGCGTACGGTGCCGAGGTCGTCGTGACCCCCACTTCCGTCGCCCCCGACAGCCCCGAGTCGTACTACAGCGTCAGCGACAGGCTCGCCCGCGAGATCCCCGGTGCCTTCAAGCCCAACCAGTACGCGAACCAGAACGGCCCGCTCAGCCACTACGAGACGACAGGCCCCGAGATCTGGCGCGACACCGAGGGCGAGATCACGCACTTCGTCGCCGGCGTCGGAACGGGCGGCACCATCAGCGGCACGGGCCGGTACCTCAAGGAGGTGTCGGAGGGTCGAGTACACGTCATCGGCAGCGACCCGGAGGGCTCCGTGTACTCGGGCGGAGACGGGCTGCCCTATCTGGTGGAGGGTGTCGGCGAGGACTTCTGGCCGACTGCCTACGACCCCCAGCAGGTCGACGAGATCATCGCCGTCAGCGACGCCGAGGCCTTCGACATGACGCTGCGGCTAGCGCTCGAGGAGGGTCTGCTCGTCGGCGGTTCCAGCGGCATGGCCGTCGTCTCGGCGCTCAAGGCCGCCCGTGAGCTGCCGGCCGACGCCGTCGTGGTCGTGCTGCTGCCCGACGGCGGGCGCGGCTACCTGGGCAAGATCTTCAACAAGGGCTGGATGGACTCGCACGGCTTCGCCGAAGCCGTCGACGGCCCGAGCGTCACCGATGTCATCGGGGAGACAGGCGGTCGGATGCCGCACCTCCGCCCCGAAGACACGGTGCGCGACGCCATCCGCAGTCTGGGGGAGCACGGCCTCGATCGGCTCCCCGTCGTCTCCGCCGAGCCGCCCGTCGTGCTCGGCCAGGTGCTGGGCTCGGTAGGCGAGGCCGAACTGCTCGACCTCGTCGCGGGCGATCGGGGTCGACTCGACGACACCCTCGCCGAGCACATCGGGCAGCCCCTGCCCGTGGTGGGCGCCACCCAGTCTCTCGACGCCGCGCGTGCGGCCTTCGACGCATCCGGCGGCACCGTGCTGTTGGCGCTCGCCGGCGGCAAGCCGCTCGGGCTGCTCAGCCGCCGCAGCCTCCTCGACTTTCTCCTCGCTTAA
- the araB gene encoding ribulokinase yields the protein MSASERHVIGVDYGTLSGRAVVVRVSDGAELASATLDYPHAVMDTTLAASGATLPPEWALQVPADYVAVLRTAVPEAVAKAGIDPSSVIGIGTDFTASTPLPVLADGTPLNELPEYETNPHAYVKLWKHHAAQGQADRINELAAARGEAWLPRYGGLISSEWEFAKGLQLLEEAPELYERMDHWVEAADWIVWQLTGSYVRNACTAGYKGIWQDGEYPSREFLGALNPAFAGFADDKVAHEIGQLGDAAGTLSAQAAAWTGLPEGIAVAVGNVDAHVTAPAAQAVEPGQMLAIMGTSTCHVMNSDVLAEVPGMCGVVDGGIVSGLYGYEAGQSGVGDIFAWYVKNQVPASHHEAADAAGKSIHQYLTDLAAEHPVGAHGLVALDWHSGNRSVLVDHELSGVVVGATLTTRPEEVYRALLEATAFGTRKIVETFNASGVPVTEFVVAGGLLKNAFLMQTYSDILRMPISTIASEQGPALGSAIHAAVAAGAYPDVRAAGAAMGKVTRDAYTPNEAAADAYDELYADYELLHDYFGRGANDVMKRLKRRRREALA from the coding sequence ATGTCGGCATCCGAGCGTCACGTCATCGGCGTCGACTACGGAACCCTCAGCGGTCGCGCGGTCGTCGTGCGCGTCTCCGACGGGGCCGAGCTCGCCTCCGCCACCCTCGACTACCCGCACGCCGTCATGGACACGACGCTCGCGGCATCCGGCGCCACCCTTCCTCCCGAGTGGGCACTGCAGGTGCCGGCCGACTACGTCGCCGTGCTCAGGACGGCCGTGCCGGAGGCCGTCGCCAAGGCCGGAATCGACCCGAGCAGCGTCATCGGCATCGGCACGGACTTCACCGCATCCACGCCCCTTCCGGTTCTCGCCGACGGCACGCCGCTGAACGAGCTGCCCGAGTATGAGACGAACCCGCACGCCTACGTGAAGCTCTGGAAGCACCACGCGGCGCAGGGTCAGGCCGATCGCATCAACGAGCTGGCTGCAGCGCGCGGCGAGGCCTGGCTGCCCCGCTACGGCGGGCTCATCTCGAGCGAGTGGGAGTTCGCGAAGGGCCTGCAGCTGCTCGAGGAGGCGCCCGAGCTGTACGAGCGCATGGATCACTGGGTCGAGGCCGCCGACTGGATCGTGTGGCAGCTCACCGGCAGCTACGTGCGCAACGCCTGCACGGCCGGCTACAAGGGCATCTGGCAGGACGGCGAGTACCCGAGCCGCGAGTTCCTGGGCGCGCTCAACCCTGCATTCGCCGGTTTTGCCGACGACAAGGTCGCCCACGAGATCGGCCAGCTGGGCGACGCCGCCGGAACTCTCAGCGCGCAGGCGGCCGCCTGGACGGGCCTGCCCGAGGGCATCGCCGTCGCGGTCGGCAACGTCGACGCGCATGTGACGGCCCCGGCCGCGCAGGCGGTCGAGCCCGGCCAGATGCTCGCCATCATGGGCACTAGCACCTGTCATGTCATGAACTCCGATGTTCTCGCCGAGGTCCCCGGAATGTGCGGCGTCGTCGATGGCGGCATCGTCAGCGGGCTGTATGGCTACGAGGCGGGGCAGTCCGGTGTGGGCGACATCTTCGCCTGGTACGTCAAGAATCAGGTTCCGGCGAGCCATCACGAGGCGGCGGATGCTGCGGGCAAGTCAATCCACCAGTATCTGACCGATCTGGCCGCAGAGCACCCCGTCGGCGCCCACGGCCTCGTCGCCCTGGACTGGCATTCCGGCAATCGCTCGGTTCTCGTCGACCACGAGCTCAGCGGTGTCGTCGTCGGCGCGACGCTGACGACCCGGCCTGAGGAGGTCTACCGGGCGCTGCTCGAGGCGACCGCGTTCGGCACCCGCAAGATCGTGGAGACCTTCAATGCGAGCGGCGTGCCCGTGACGGAGTTCGTCGTCGCCGGTGGTCTGCTCAAGAACGCGTTCCTCATGCAGACGTACAGTGACATCCTGCGCATGCCGATCTCGACGATCGCGAGTGAGCAGGGCCCCGCGCTCGGCTCCGCCATCCATGCCGCGGTCGCCGCGGGCGCCTACCCCGATGTGCGGGCTGCGGGCGCCGCCATGGGCAAGGTCACGCGTGACGCGTACACGCCGAATGAGGCGGCGGCGGATGCCTACGACGAGTTGTATGCCGACTACGAGCTGCTGCACGACTACTTCGGTCGCGGCGCCAACGATGTGATGAAGCGGCTGAAGCGCCGCAGGCGGGAGGCCCTGGCATGA
- a CDS encoding LacI family DNA-binding transcriptional regulator translates to MEPEKVRAPNIRDVARLAGVSYQTVSRVLNDSPNIKPSTRQRVIDVIDDLGYRPNQAARALVTNRSRTIGVLAGDTAHYGPTTSVHAIEIAAREAGYRVTITNSSSDYEALRAGLDHLRRQSVEAIIVIAPQLRVFDAISDMGLTIPFVTLDSTRHDSSHSVSVDQFSGGRMATRHLIDIGHTEIEHLAGPQDWIEADARMRGFLHEVREADLATRPPILGDWTAAFGYHAGLELLGNRDFTAVFCANDQMALGVIHAFHEHRVRVPEDVSVIGFDDVPDAAHFWPPLTTVRQDFAEIGRRSMAILLDELEGTATATHEQIAPELVLRASTAPPR, encoded by the coding sequence ATGGAGCCAGAGAAGGTACGCGCGCCGAACATCCGCGACGTCGCGCGTCTCGCAGGGGTCTCGTACCAGACGGTCTCCCGCGTGCTCAACGACTCCCCGAACATCAAGCCGAGCACGCGGCAGCGCGTGATCGACGTGATCGACGATCTCGGCTATCGACCCAACCAGGCCGCGAGGGCTCTCGTCACCAACAGGAGCCGAACGATAGGGGTGCTCGCCGGGGACACGGCGCACTATGGGCCGACGACGAGCGTGCACGCCATCGAGATCGCTGCGCGCGAGGCCGGCTATCGGGTGACGATCACGAACTCGTCGAGCGACTACGAGGCGCTGCGGGCCGGCCTCGATCATCTGAGGCGACAGTCGGTGGAGGCGATCATCGTGATCGCGCCGCAGCTGCGCGTGTTCGACGCGATCAGCGACATGGGCCTGACGATCCCGTTCGTGACCCTCGACTCGACGCGTCACGACTCCTCGCACAGTGTCTCGGTCGACCAGTTCTCGGGCGGGCGCATGGCCACCCGGCACCTCATAGATATCGGCCACACCGAGATCGAGCATCTGGCGGGGCCACAGGACTGGATCGAAGCGGATGCCCGGATGCGGGGCTTCCTGCACGAGGTGCGCGAGGCGGATCTGGCGACGAGACCCCCGATCCTCGGCGACTGGACTGCGGCGTTCGGCTATCACGCCGGCCTCGAGCTGCTGGGCAATCGCGACTTCACTGCAGTGTTCTGTGCGAACGACCAGATGGCGCTGGGCGTCATCCACGCCTTCCATGAGCACAGGGTGCGGGTTCCGGAGGATGTCAGCGTCATCGGCTTCGATGATGTCCCGGATGCCGCACATTTCTGGCCGCCGCTGACGACGGTGCGGCAGGACTTCGCGGAGATCGGCCGCCGCTCGATGGCGATTCTGCTCGACGAGCTGGAGGGCACCGCGACGGCCACGCATGAGCAGATCGCGCCCGAACTGGTGCTGCGCGCATCCACCGCCCCTCCTCGCTGA
- a CDS encoding DUF305 domain-containing protein, whose product MPDPLEAEIDATEPRRRSWLSTRFVVAIILGATLLVAVAFTVGRASAPVTVDPTTTSAEAGFARDMQTHHLQAVAMSLIVRDETDDPEIRLLAYDIATAQQQQAGQMFAWLEVWGLPQAAPEPSMTWMSRPLLDGSVHDHGGASDAPSHEPGAPMPGLATAEQMATLKTLSGVEAEKYFLELMIAHHQGGVEMAEAVLVRSDERVVTRLAAGMVTVQQKEIDYMNDLLAERS is encoded by the coding sequence TTGCCTGACCCCCTCGAAGCTGAGATCGACGCCACGGAGCCGCGTAGGCGCTCCTGGCTGAGCACGCGGTTCGTCGTCGCCATCATCCTCGGCGCTACCCTGCTCGTGGCCGTCGCATTCACGGTCGGCCGGGCATCCGCCCCCGTCACCGTCGACCCGACGACGACGAGCGCTGAAGCCGGATTCGCGCGCGACATGCAGACGCACCACCTGCAGGCCGTCGCCATGTCGCTCATCGTGCGCGACGAGACGGACGACCCCGAGATCCGGCTGCTGGCCTACGACATCGCCACCGCGCAGCAGCAGCAGGCGGGGCAGATGTTCGCCTGGCTGGAGGTGTGGGGCCTGCCGCAGGCGGCGCCGGAACCCAGCATGACCTGGATGTCGCGCCCCCTGCTCGACGGCAGCGTGCACGACCACGGCGGCGCATCCGACGCCCCCTCGCACGAGCCGGGCGCGCCCATGCCCGGGCTCGCGACGGCCGAGCAGATGGCGACGCTCAAGACGCTGAGCGGCGTCGAGGCCGAGAAGTACTTCCTCGAACTCATGATCGCCCACCACCAGGGCGGCGTCGAGATGGCCGAAGCCGTGCTCGTGCGCAGCGACGAACGCGTCGTCACCAGGCTCGCCGCGGGCATGGTCACAGTGCAGCAGAAGGAGATCGACTACATGAACGATCTCCTCGCCGAGCGCAGCTAG
- a CDS encoding DUF3105 domain-containing protein: protein MARSDTPTPDDSTQNESTQGLPPSAKKLTVKQEREQRRLAKVEAFKKKQARAQRNRVIAITLSSVAAVAVVALIVTIVVTSGTPKRNPADISIEGVQTWSDVDYTHVDTVVDYEGLYGMNPPAGGSHNPAWLNCGIYDQPQQNENATHALEHGAVWVTYDANAVTGDDLETLKDALPSSYVILSPYEGLDSPVVASAWGAQVKLDGVDDTRLADFIEKYWQAGDVPEPGARCDGAIDGPGKIA from the coding sequence GTGGCCCGCAGCGACACCCCCACACCCGACGACTCGACGCAGAACGAATCGACGCAGGGCCTTCCGCCCTCGGCGAAGAAGCTCACCGTCAAGCAGGAGCGAGAGCAGCGCCGCCTCGCCAAGGTGGAGGCGTTCAAGAAGAAGCAGGCGCGGGCGCAGCGCAACCGTGTCATCGCGATCACGCTGAGCTCGGTCGCCGCCGTCGCCGTCGTGGCCCTCATCGTCACGATCGTCGTCACCAGCGGCACCCCCAAGCGCAACCCCGCCGACATCAGCATCGAAGGCGTGCAGACCTGGAGCGATGTCGACTACACGCACGTCGACACGGTCGTCGACTACGAGGGCCTGTACGGCATGAACCCGCCCGCCGGCGGCAGCCACAACCCGGCCTGGCTGAACTGCGGCATCTACGACCAGCCGCAGCAGAACGAGAACGCCACGCACGCGCTCGAGCACGGAGCCGTCTGGGTCACCTACGACGCGAACGCCGTCACGGGTGACGATCTCGAAACCCTGAAGGATGCGCTGCCCAGCAGCTACGTGATCCTCTCGCCGTACGAGGGCCTCGACTCCCCCGTCGTCGCCTCCGCCTGGGGCGCCCAGGTGAAGCTCGACGGCGTCGACGACACGCGCCTGGCCGACTTCATCGAGAAGTACTGGCAGGCGGGCGACGTGCCCGAGCCGGGCGCCCGCTGCGACGGCGCCATCGACGGGCCGGGCAAGATTGCCTGA